In Rhinolophus ferrumequinum isolate MPI-CBG mRhiFer1 chromosome 18, mRhiFer1_v1.p, whole genome shotgun sequence, a genomic segment contains:
- the PRAM1 gene encoding LOW QUALITY PROTEIN: PML-RARA-regulated adapter molecule 1 (The sequence of the model RefSeq protein was modified relative to this genomic sequence to represent the inferred CDS: deleted 1 base in 1 codon), producing the protein MPFRPMDTPAGAGLGLLLVAGGPRPGTRSSLEPREQGDSSRQVRNSRSAQQGLGTGQWLSPPPFLPPLPCPPVGPVEQKPLSLPEGSSLSSGRTRPVAHHLPAAMGSHQDFRSLQAKFQASQPETSELPLKSPKPEFKKLLKKFPQPELSEHSKKPPQPEFNVVPRKPPQPEFSDLHKKPPQPEFTDLHKKPPQPEFTDLHKKPPQPEFSVVPRKPPQPEFSDLRKKPPQPEFSDLHKKPPQPEFSELHKKPPQPEFSVVPRKPPQPEFSDLHKKPPQPEFTDLHKKPPQPEFTDLHKKPPQPEFTDLHKKPPQPEFSDLHKKPPQPEFTDLHKKPPQPEFSVVPRKPPQPEFSDLHKKPPQPEFSDLHKKPPQPEFSAVPKKPPQPEFTDLPKKPSKPESSERFKKPPQLEATPFPRKPPQPEVVEAPQKASQPEPSALAQKSPKPELSNPTSSPTEPKFSTFPRKSCQPEPNEATPKPEFSTFPRKPPQPEFSVLPRKPQQLQVGGLPKKSLPQPEFSEVPQMSPQKPEPSEPHPHSSQPNFSAFPKKTPPPQLSDLPKKPLQPESADLPRTSSEPEVCVFPKRPWQSEFKALSKKPPKPELGGLPRTTSEPEVSLLPRKFLQPEGQGPFRKFSQPEPNALPKKNWAEFFGDHSRKPPLPGSVSESSLPTAIEGSSPRFRIRQQRSGALTHSGGSRLGLKPRHPPQRRPLPPVSSLGPPPAKPPLPPGLRDVESFQRHSAAATALRRTCSAAGIHFQAPQPKHMAQDPDEIYELYDDVAPSDDSRSSLKGRDQVPPTQQPPRKSQELELRKEKAPQPQLLPTDPKVLKQIRKAEKAEREFRKKFKFDGEIVIHTRMMIDPNAKTRRGGGKHLAIRRGEILEVIEYTNQEEMLCRNSKGKYGYVPRIALLPLETEVYDDVGFWDPLESQPFPRGR; encoded by the exons ATGCCCTTCCGTCCCATGGACACACCGGCTGGAGCTGGCCTTGGCCTGCTTCTGGTGGCAGGAGGTCCTCGGCCTGGCACCAGGTCCTCCCTGGAGCCCCGAG AGCAGGGAGACAGCAGCAGGCAGGTGAGGAACTCAAGAAGTGCCCAACAGGGTCTGGGGACAGGCCAGTGGCTGTCCCcgcctcctttccttcctcctctgccctgccca ccaGTGGGGCCTGTGGAGCAGAAGCCACTGTCACTTCCTGAAGGCAGCAGCCTCAGCTCAGGTCGCACTCGCCCTGTGGCCCATCATCTGCCTGCAGCCATG GGAAGCCATCAGGATTTCCGGAGCCTTCAAGCAAAGTTCCAGGCCTCTCAGCCCGAGACCAGCGAACTCCCTCTAAAATCCCCTAAGCCCGAGTTCAAGAAACTCCTCAAGAAGTTTCCGCAGCCTGAGCTAAGCGAGCACTCCAAGAAGCCCCCGCAGCCTGAGTTCAATGTCGTGCCCAGGAAGCCCCCGCAGCCTGAGTTCAGTGATCTCCACAAGAAGCCCCCGCAGCCCGAGTTCACTGATCTCCACAAGAAGCCCCCGCAGCCCGAGTTCACTGATCTCCACAAGAAGCCCCCGCAGCCCGAGTTCAGTGTCGTGCCCAGGAAGCCCCCGCAGCCTGAGTTCAGTGATCTCCGCAAGAAGCCCCCGCAGCCTGAGTTCAGTGATCTCCACAAGAAGCCCCCGCAGCCCGAGTTCAGTGAGCTCCACAAGAAGCCCCCGCAGCCCGAGTTCAGTGTCGTGCCCAGGAAGCCCCCGCAGCCTGAGTTCAGTGATCTCCACAAGAAGCCCCCGCAGCCTGAGTTCACTGATCTCCACAAGAAGCCCCCGCAGCCTGAGTTCACTGATCTCCACAAGAAGCCCCCGCAGCCTGAGTTCACTGATCTCCACAAGAAGCCCCCGCAGCCTGAGTTCAGTGATCTACACAAGAAGCCCCCGCAGCCTGAGTTCACTGATCTCCACAAGAAGCCCCCGCAGCCCGAGTTCAGTGTCGTGCCCAGGAAGCCCCCGCAGCCTGAGTTCAGTGATCTCCACAAGAAGCCCCCGCAGCCTGAGTTCAGTGATCTCCACAAGAAGCCCCCACAGCCCGAATTCAGTGCAGTGCCCAAGAAGCCCCCGCAGCCTGAGTTCACTGACCTGCCCAAGAAGCCCTCCAAACCTGAGTCCAGTGAACGCTTCAAGAAGCCCCCACAGCTCGAGGCCACTCCGTTCCCCAGAAAGCCCCCACAGCCTGAGGTGGTTGAGGCCCCTCAGAAGGCTTCACAGCCCGAGCCAAGTGCACTTGCACAGAAGTCCCCGAAGCCTGAGCTCAGCAACCCCACCAGCTCCCCCACAGAACCCAAATTCAGTACATTCCCTAGGAAATCTTGCCAGCCTGAGCCCAACGAGGCCACCCCAAAGCCTGAGTTCAGTACCTTCCCAAGGAAGCCCCCGCAGCCTGAGTTCAGTGTGCTCCCCAGAAAGCCCCAGCAGCTTCAGGTCGGTGGCCTCCCTAAGAAGTCCCTGCCACAGCCCGAGTTCAGCGAGGTCCCTCAGATGTCCCCCCAGAAGCCTGAGCCCAgtgagccccacccccactcctcacAGCCCAACTTCAGTGCCTTTCCTAAAAAGACCCCACCACCTCAGCTGAGTGACCTCCCCAAGAAGCCCCTGCAGCCTGAGTCTGCTGACCTCCCCAGGACATCCTCCGAGCCTGAAGTCTGTGTGTTTCCCAAGAGGCCCTGGCAGTCTGAATTCAAAGCGCTCTCTAAGAAGCCCCCGAAGCCTGAGCTGGGTGGCCTCCCCAGGACCACCTCAGAGCCTGAGGTCAGCCTGCTCCCCAGGAAGTTTCTGCAGCCAGAAGGCCAGGGGCCCTTCCGCAAGTTCTCGCAGCCTGAGCCCAACGCTCTGCCCAAAAAGAACTGGGCCGAGTTCTTTGGGGATCACTCTAGAAAGCCTCCACTGCCTGGCTCGGTTTCGGAGAGCTCACTGCCCACCGCCATTGAGGGCTCCAGCCCCAGGTTCAGAATCAGGCAGCAGAGGTCAGGAGCTCTCACTCACAGTGGAGGATCAAGACTGGGCCTCAAACCCAGACACCCACCCCAGCGGAGGCCTCTACCCCCAGTCAGCAGCCTAGGACCCCCTCCAGCCAAGCCCCCGCTGCCCCCGGGCCTCAGGGATGTCGAGAGCTTTCAGAGACACTCAGCAGCAGCCACAG CTCTGCGGAGGACCTGCTCTGCTGCTGGAATCCACTTCCAGGCCCCACAGCCTAAGCACATGGCGCA GGACCCGGACGAGATCTATGAGCTGTACGACGACGTGGCACCCTCAGATGATTCCAGATCCAGCCTCAAGGGCAGAG ATCAAGTGCCACCCACCCAGCAACCCCCCAGGAAGTCACAAGAGCTTGAACTCAG GAAGGAGAAGGCCCCCCAGCCACAGTTGCTGCCCACGGACCCGAAGGTCCTGAAGCAGATCCGGAAGGCAGAGAAAGCCGAGAGGGAGTTCCGGAAGAAGTTCAAG tttGACGGGGAGATTGTGATTCACACCAGGATGATGATCGACCCCAATGCCAAGACGCGTCGGGGGGGCGGCAAGCACCTGGCAATCCGGCGCGGGGAGATCCTGGAGGTGATCGAGTACACCAACCAGGAGGAGATGCTGTGCAGGAACAGCAAGGGCAAGT ACGGCTACGTGCCCAGGATAGCGCTGCTACCCCT GGAAACGGAGGTGTACGACGACGTTGGCTTCTGGG ACCCTCTGGAGAGCCAACCATTCCCCAGAGGACGATAA